One genomic segment of Sebastes fasciatus isolate fSebFas1 chromosome 17, fSebFas1.pri, whole genome shotgun sequence includes these proteins:
- the cratb gene encoding carnitine O-acetyltransferase b isoform X4, which produces MIMRKVQAGTCRAWLSLVSCFLQQQQQLCFSSSSVPPAQPVPPLIQTLQGYLRTLEPLLPPDELSHTRRMVHEFGRSGGLGARLQAGLEKRARNTKNWISPWWVQLAYLESRQPLPVHSNPAISLPRRDYNGWRSQLVFASKLIAAVLDFKAKVNTGQLPVEYMRGNPLCMELYPLLFSSCRIPGPKHDYIAHHGRTRRSPAHITVVRNYQFFQLDVYNSDGSRMTESQIHSQLMRIRAQSWKTDKEPMGILTSEHRHTWGQAYNRLLTDKLNKESVRLIETGLFSLCLDSPVMRISDEKYASRKAAQVLHGGGTFSNSGNRWFDKTLQFVVGEDGSWGLLYESATADGPPIATLLDHVIDYCEKPDPKRAPLVPLPMPKKLYFHIDREIKRDIEHAKQNLDILINDLDVNVFNFTTFGKELPKQHNMSPNSFIQVALQLAYYRVHNEVCPACDIASQRMFRGGRMEYIRSPTNQTLKFILAFDDASVSPEAKRQLFREAVDAYTAVTQQVLKGHGINHHLLGLKLQAIEDGLSIPKIFMDTAYGLATHWKLRTGQVPANTDSVMCFGPLVPDGYAICYNPQADHVHFSITAFNCCEETHAETLALTLKETLCQLQELLEPTV; this is translated from the exons ATGATTATGAGGAAAGTTCAAGCAGGAACCTGCAGAGCATGGCTGTCTCTGGTgagctgttttct gcagcagcagcagcagctgtgtttctcctcctcctcggtgcCCCCTGCCCAGCctgtcccccctctgatccagaCCCTGCAGGGCTACCTGAGGACTCTGGAGCCGCTGCTGCCCCCGGATGAACTCAGCCACACCCGCAGGATGGTGCACGAGTTCGGCAGGTCTGGAGGCCTCGGTGCTCGGCTGCAGGCGGGGCTGGAGAAGAGAGCCAGGAACACCAAGAACtgg atctcGCCCTGGTGGGTGCAGTTGGCGTACCTGGAGAGCAGACAGCCGCTGCCTGTGCACTCGAACCCGGCCATCTCTCTGCCCAGGAGAGATTATAACGGCTGGAGGAGCCAGCTAGT GTTTGCATCCAAACTGATCGCAGCAGTTCTGGACTTCAAGGCCAAAGTCAACAC TGGCCAGCTGCCGGTGGAGTACATGCGAGGGAATCCTCTGTGCATGGAGCTCTACccgctcctcttctcctcctgcagGATCCCCGGTCCCAAACACGACTACATCGCCCACCACGGCCGCACCCGTCGCTCGCCGGCGCACATCACGGTCGTCAGGAACTACCAG TTCTTCCAGCTGGACGTTTACAACAGCGACGGCTCTCGGATGACGGAGAGTCAGATCCACAGCCAGCTGATGAGGATCAGGGCTCAGTCCTGGAAGACGGACAAAGAGCCGATGGGCATCCTGACCAGCGAGCACCGTCACACCTGGGGACAGGCCTACAACCGGCTGCTGACAG ACAAACTTAACAAGGAGTCGGTGCGGCTGATAGAGACGGGACTTTTCTCCTTGTGCTTGGACTCTCCGGTCATGAGGATATCAGATGAGAA GTACGCCAGCCGCAAGGCAGCACAGGTTCTGCACGGAGGCGGGACGTTCTCCAACAGCGGCAACCGCTGGTTTGATAAAACGCTGCAG TTTGTGGTGGGCGAGGACGGCTCGTGGGGTCTTCTGTATGAATCAGCCACAGCCGACGGTCCGCCCATAGCAACGCTGCTGGATCACGTCATCGACTACTG TGAGAAACCAGACCCAAAGAGAGCGCCGCTGGTCCCTCTGCCGATGCCCAAGAAGCTTTACTTCCACATAGACCGAGAGATTAAGAGAGACATAGAGCACGCCAAGCAGAACCTCGACAT ACTGATCAACGACCTCGACGTGAACGTGTTCAACTTCACCACGTTTGGTAAGGAACTTCCAAAGCAGCACAACATGAGTCCAAACTCCTTCATCCAGGTCGCCCTGCAGCTCGCCTACTACAG agtCCACAACGAGGTCTGTCCTGCCTGTGACATCGCCTCTCAGAGGATGTTTCGAGGAGGAAGGATGGAATATATCCGCTCGCCCACAAATCAGACGCTCAAGTTCATTCTTGCCTTCGATGATGCGTCCGTATCG CCGGAAGCAAAGCGGCAACTGTTCAGAGAAGCTGTTGATGCCTATACAGCTGTGACTCAGCAG GTACTTAAAGGACACGGCATCAACCACCACCTGCTGGGGCTCAAGCTGCAGGCCATCGAGGACGGACTGAGCATCCCCAAAATCTTCATGGACACGGCGTACGGCCTCGCGACGCACTGGAAACTCCGAACGGGGCAG GTGCCGGCGAACACCGACAGCGTGATGTGTTTCGGGCCCCTCGTTCCCGACGGTTACGCAATTTGCTACAACCCCCAGGCGGACCACGTCCACTTCTCCATCACCGCCTTCAACTGCTGCGAGGAGACGCACGCAGAGACGCTAGCTCTCACCCTGAAGGAAACCTTGTGTCAGCTACAGGAGCTGCTAGAGCCTACTGtgtag
- the cratb gene encoding carnitine O-acetyltransferase b isoform X3 yields MIMRKVQAGTCRAWLSLVSLRQQQQQQLCFSSSSVPPAQPVPPLIQTLQGYLRTLEPLLPPDELSHTRRMVHEFGRSGGLGARLQAGLEKRARNTKNWISPWWVQLAYLESRQPLPVHSNPAISLPRRDYNGWRSQLVFASKLIAAVLDFKAKVNTGQLPVEYMRGNPLCMELYPLLFSSCRIPGPKHDYIAHHGRTRRSPAHITVVRNYQFFQLDVYNSDGSRMTESQIHSQLMRIRAQSWKTDKEPMGILTSEHRHTWGQAYNRLLTDKLNKESVRLIETGLFSLCLDSPVMRISDEKYASRKAAQVLHGGGTFSNSGNRWFDKTLQFVVGEDGSWGLLYESATADGPPIATLLDHVIDYCEKPDPKRAPLVPLPMPKKLYFHIDREIKRDIEHAKQNLDILINDLDVNVFNFTTFGKELPKQHNMSPNSFIQVALQLAYYRVHNEVCPACDIASQRMFRGGRMEYIRSPTNQTLKFILAFDDASVSPEAKRQLFREAVDAYTAVTQQVLKGHGINHHLLGLKLQAIEDGLSIPKIFMDTAYGLATHWKLRTGQVPANTDSVMCFGPLVPDGYAICYNPQADHVHFSITAFNCCEETHAETLALTLKETLCQLQELLEPTV; encoded by the exons ATGATTATGAGGAAAGTTCAAGCAGGAACCTGCAGAGCATGGCTGTCTCTG GTTTCCTTGAGGCA gcagcagcagcagcagctgtgtttctcctcctcctcggtgcCCCCTGCCCAGCctgtcccccctctgatccagaCCCTGCAGGGCTACCTGAGGACTCTGGAGCCGCTGCTGCCCCCGGATGAACTCAGCCACACCCGCAGGATGGTGCACGAGTTCGGCAGGTCTGGAGGCCTCGGTGCTCGGCTGCAGGCGGGGCTGGAGAAGAGAGCCAGGAACACCAAGAACtgg atctcGCCCTGGTGGGTGCAGTTGGCGTACCTGGAGAGCAGACAGCCGCTGCCTGTGCACTCGAACCCGGCCATCTCTCTGCCCAGGAGAGATTATAACGGCTGGAGGAGCCAGCTAGT GTTTGCATCCAAACTGATCGCAGCAGTTCTGGACTTCAAGGCCAAAGTCAACAC TGGCCAGCTGCCGGTGGAGTACATGCGAGGGAATCCTCTGTGCATGGAGCTCTACccgctcctcttctcctcctgcagGATCCCCGGTCCCAAACACGACTACATCGCCCACCACGGCCGCACCCGTCGCTCGCCGGCGCACATCACGGTCGTCAGGAACTACCAG TTCTTCCAGCTGGACGTTTACAACAGCGACGGCTCTCGGATGACGGAGAGTCAGATCCACAGCCAGCTGATGAGGATCAGGGCTCAGTCCTGGAAGACGGACAAAGAGCCGATGGGCATCCTGACCAGCGAGCACCGTCACACCTGGGGACAGGCCTACAACCGGCTGCTGACAG ACAAACTTAACAAGGAGTCGGTGCGGCTGATAGAGACGGGACTTTTCTCCTTGTGCTTGGACTCTCCGGTCATGAGGATATCAGATGAGAA GTACGCCAGCCGCAAGGCAGCACAGGTTCTGCACGGAGGCGGGACGTTCTCCAACAGCGGCAACCGCTGGTTTGATAAAACGCTGCAG TTTGTGGTGGGCGAGGACGGCTCGTGGGGTCTTCTGTATGAATCAGCCACAGCCGACGGTCCGCCCATAGCAACGCTGCTGGATCACGTCATCGACTACTG TGAGAAACCAGACCCAAAGAGAGCGCCGCTGGTCCCTCTGCCGATGCCCAAGAAGCTTTACTTCCACATAGACCGAGAGATTAAGAGAGACATAGAGCACGCCAAGCAGAACCTCGACAT ACTGATCAACGACCTCGACGTGAACGTGTTCAACTTCACCACGTTTGGTAAGGAACTTCCAAAGCAGCACAACATGAGTCCAAACTCCTTCATCCAGGTCGCCCTGCAGCTCGCCTACTACAG agtCCACAACGAGGTCTGTCCTGCCTGTGACATCGCCTCTCAGAGGATGTTTCGAGGAGGAAGGATGGAATATATCCGCTCGCCCACAAATCAGACGCTCAAGTTCATTCTTGCCTTCGATGATGCGTCCGTATCG CCGGAAGCAAAGCGGCAACTGTTCAGAGAAGCTGTTGATGCCTATACAGCTGTGACTCAGCAG GTACTTAAAGGACACGGCATCAACCACCACCTGCTGGGGCTCAAGCTGCAGGCCATCGAGGACGGACTGAGCATCCCCAAAATCTTCATGGACACGGCGTACGGCCTCGCGACGCACTGGAAACTCCGAACGGGGCAG GTGCCGGCGAACACCGACAGCGTGATGTGTTTCGGGCCCCTCGTTCCCGACGGTTACGCAATTTGCTACAACCCCCAGGCGGACCACGTCCACTTCTCCATCACCGCCTTCAACTGCTGCGAGGAGACGCACGCAGAGACGCTAGCTCTCACCCTGAAGGAAACCTTGTGTCAGCTACAGGAGCTGCTAGAGCCTACTGtgtag
- the cratb gene encoding carnitine O-acetyltransferase b isoform X1 → MIMRKVQAGTCRAWLSLVSLRQQLWQQQQQLCFSSSSVPPAQPVPPLIQTLQGYLRTLEPLLPPDELSHTRRMVHEFGRSGGLGARLQAGLEKRARNTKNWISPWWVQLAYLESRQPLPVHSNPAISLPRRDYNGWRSQLVFASKLIAAVLDFKAKVNTGQLPVEYMRGNPLCMELYPLLFSSCRIPGPKHDYIAHHGRTRRSPAHITVVRNYQFFQLDVYNSDGSRMTESQIHSQLMRIRAQSWKTDKEPMGILTSEHRHTWGQAYNRLLTDKLNKESVRLIETGLFSLCLDSPVMRISDEKYASRKAAQVLHGGGTFSNSGNRWFDKTLQFVVGEDGSWGLLYESATADGPPIATLLDHVIDYCEKPDPKRAPLVPLPMPKKLYFHIDREIKRDIEHAKQNLDILINDLDVNVFNFTTFGKELPKQHNMSPNSFIQVALQLAYYRVHNEVCPACDIASQRMFRGGRMEYIRSPTNQTLKFILAFDDASVSPEAKRQLFREAVDAYTAVTQQVLKGHGINHHLLGLKLQAIEDGLSIPKIFMDTAYGLATHWKLRTGQVPANTDSVMCFGPLVPDGYAICYNPQADHVHFSITAFNCCEETHAETLALTLKETLCQLQELLEPTV, encoded by the exons ATGATTATGAGGAAAGTTCAAGCAGGAACCTGCAGAGCATGGCTGTCTCTG GTTTCCTTGAGGCAGCAGCTTTG gcagcagcagcagcagctgtgtttctcctcctcctcggtgcCCCCTGCCCAGCctgtcccccctctgatccagaCCCTGCAGGGCTACCTGAGGACTCTGGAGCCGCTGCTGCCCCCGGATGAACTCAGCCACACCCGCAGGATGGTGCACGAGTTCGGCAGGTCTGGAGGCCTCGGTGCTCGGCTGCAGGCGGGGCTGGAGAAGAGAGCCAGGAACACCAAGAACtgg atctcGCCCTGGTGGGTGCAGTTGGCGTACCTGGAGAGCAGACAGCCGCTGCCTGTGCACTCGAACCCGGCCATCTCTCTGCCCAGGAGAGATTATAACGGCTGGAGGAGCCAGCTAGT GTTTGCATCCAAACTGATCGCAGCAGTTCTGGACTTCAAGGCCAAAGTCAACAC TGGCCAGCTGCCGGTGGAGTACATGCGAGGGAATCCTCTGTGCATGGAGCTCTACccgctcctcttctcctcctgcagGATCCCCGGTCCCAAACACGACTACATCGCCCACCACGGCCGCACCCGTCGCTCGCCGGCGCACATCACGGTCGTCAGGAACTACCAG TTCTTCCAGCTGGACGTTTACAACAGCGACGGCTCTCGGATGACGGAGAGTCAGATCCACAGCCAGCTGATGAGGATCAGGGCTCAGTCCTGGAAGACGGACAAAGAGCCGATGGGCATCCTGACCAGCGAGCACCGTCACACCTGGGGACAGGCCTACAACCGGCTGCTGACAG ACAAACTTAACAAGGAGTCGGTGCGGCTGATAGAGACGGGACTTTTCTCCTTGTGCTTGGACTCTCCGGTCATGAGGATATCAGATGAGAA GTACGCCAGCCGCAAGGCAGCACAGGTTCTGCACGGAGGCGGGACGTTCTCCAACAGCGGCAACCGCTGGTTTGATAAAACGCTGCAG TTTGTGGTGGGCGAGGACGGCTCGTGGGGTCTTCTGTATGAATCAGCCACAGCCGACGGTCCGCCCATAGCAACGCTGCTGGATCACGTCATCGACTACTG TGAGAAACCAGACCCAAAGAGAGCGCCGCTGGTCCCTCTGCCGATGCCCAAGAAGCTTTACTTCCACATAGACCGAGAGATTAAGAGAGACATAGAGCACGCCAAGCAGAACCTCGACAT ACTGATCAACGACCTCGACGTGAACGTGTTCAACTTCACCACGTTTGGTAAGGAACTTCCAAAGCAGCACAACATGAGTCCAAACTCCTTCATCCAGGTCGCCCTGCAGCTCGCCTACTACAG agtCCACAACGAGGTCTGTCCTGCCTGTGACATCGCCTCTCAGAGGATGTTTCGAGGAGGAAGGATGGAATATATCCGCTCGCCCACAAATCAGACGCTCAAGTTCATTCTTGCCTTCGATGATGCGTCCGTATCG CCGGAAGCAAAGCGGCAACTGTTCAGAGAAGCTGTTGATGCCTATACAGCTGTGACTCAGCAG GTACTTAAAGGACACGGCATCAACCACCACCTGCTGGGGCTCAAGCTGCAGGCCATCGAGGACGGACTGAGCATCCCCAAAATCTTCATGGACACGGCGTACGGCCTCGCGACGCACTGGAAACTCCGAACGGGGCAG GTGCCGGCGAACACCGACAGCGTGATGTGTTTCGGGCCCCTCGTTCCCGACGGTTACGCAATTTGCTACAACCCCCAGGCGGACCACGTCCACTTCTCCATCACCGCCTTCAACTGCTGCGAGGAGACGCACGCAGAGACGCTAGCTCTCACCCTGAAGGAAACCTTGTGTCAGCTACAGGAGCTGCTAGAGCCTACTGtgtag
- the cratb gene encoding carnitine O-acetyltransferase b isoform X2: MIMRKVQAGTCRAWLSLVSLRQQQQQQQLCFSSSSVPPAQPVPPLIQTLQGYLRTLEPLLPPDELSHTRRMVHEFGRSGGLGARLQAGLEKRARNTKNWISPWWVQLAYLESRQPLPVHSNPAISLPRRDYNGWRSQLVFASKLIAAVLDFKAKVNTGQLPVEYMRGNPLCMELYPLLFSSCRIPGPKHDYIAHHGRTRRSPAHITVVRNYQFFQLDVYNSDGSRMTESQIHSQLMRIRAQSWKTDKEPMGILTSEHRHTWGQAYNRLLTDKLNKESVRLIETGLFSLCLDSPVMRISDEKYASRKAAQVLHGGGTFSNSGNRWFDKTLQFVVGEDGSWGLLYESATADGPPIATLLDHVIDYCEKPDPKRAPLVPLPMPKKLYFHIDREIKRDIEHAKQNLDILINDLDVNVFNFTTFGKELPKQHNMSPNSFIQVALQLAYYRVHNEVCPACDIASQRMFRGGRMEYIRSPTNQTLKFILAFDDASVSPEAKRQLFREAVDAYTAVTQQVLKGHGINHHLLGLKLQAIEDGLSIPKIFMDTAYGLATHWKLRTGQVPANTDSVMCFGPLVPDGYAICYNPQADHVHFSITAFNCCEETHAETLALTLKETLCQLQELLEPTV, from the exons ATGATTATGAGGAAAGTTCAAGCAGGAACCTGCAGAGCATGGCTGTCTCTG GTTTCCTTGAGGCAGCA gcagcagcagcagcagctgtgtttctcctcctcctcggtgcCCCCTGCCCAGCctgtcccccctctgatccagaCCCTGCAGGGCTACCTGAGGACTCTGGAGCCGCTGCTGCCCCCGGATGAACTCAGCCACACCCGCAGGATGGTGCACGAGTTCGGCAGGTCTGGAGGCCTCGGTGCTCGGCTGCAGGCGGGGCTGGAGAAGAGAGCCAGGAACACCAAGAACtgg atctcGCCCTGGTGGGTGCAGTTGGCGTACCTGGAGAGCAGACAGCCGCTGCCTGTGCACTCGAACCCGGCCATCTCTCTGCCCAGGAGAGATTATAACGGCTGGAGGAGCCAGCTAGT GTTTGCATCCAAACTGATCGCAGCAGTTCTGGACTTCAAGGCCAAAGTCAACAC TGGCCAGCTGCCGGTGGAGTACATGCGAGGGAATCCTCTGTGCATGGAGCTCTACccgctcctcttctcctcctgcagGATCCCCGGTCCCAAACACGACTACATCGCCCACCACGGCCGCACCCGTCGCTCGCCGGCGCACATCACGGTCGTCAGGAACTACCAG TTCTTCCAGCTGGACGTTTACAACAGCGACGGCTCTCGGATGACGGAGAGTCAGATCCACAGCCAGCTGATGAGGATCAGGGCTCAGTCCTGGAAGACGGACAAAGAGCCGATGGGCATCCTGACCAGCGAGCACCGTCACACCTGGGGACAGGCCTACAACCGGCTGCTGACAG ACAAACTTAACAAGGAGTCGGTGCGGCTGATAGAGACGGGACTTTTCTCCTTGTGCTTGGACTCTCCGGTCATGAGGATATCAGATGAGAA GTACGCCAGCCGCAAGGCAGCACAGGTTCTGCACGGAGGCGGGACGTTCTCCAACAGCGGCAACCGCTGGTTTGATAAAACGCTGCAG TTTGTGGTGGGCGAGGACGGCTCGTGGGGTCTTCTGTATGAATCAGCCACAGCCGACGGTCCGCCCATAGCAACGCTGCTGGATCACGTCATCGACTACTG TGAGAAACCAGACCCAAAGAGAGCGCCGCTGGTCCCTCTGCCGATGCCCAAGAAGCTTTACTTCCACATAGACCGAGAGATTAAGAGAGACATAGAGCACGCCAAGCAGAACCTCGACAT ACTGATCAACGACCTCGACGTGAACGTGTTCAACTTCACCACGTTTGGTAAGGAACTTCCAAAGCAGCACAACATGAGTCCAAACTCCTTCATCCAGGTCGCCCTGCAGCTCGCCTACTACAG agtCCACAACGAGGTCTGTCCTGCCTGTGACATCGCCTCTCAGAGGATGTTTCGAGGAGGAAGGATGGAATATATCCGCTCGCCCACAAATCAGACGCTCAAGTTCATTCTTGCCTTCGATGATGCGTCCGTATCG CCGGAAGCAAAGCGGCAACTGTTCAGAGAAGCTGTTGATGCCTATACAGCTGTGACTCAGCAG GTACTTAAAGGACACGGCATCAACCACCACCTGCTGGGGCTCAAGCTGCAGGCCATCGAGGACGGACTGAGCATCCCCAAAATCTTCATGGACACGGCGTACGGCCTCGCGACGCACTGGAAACTCCGAACGGGGCAG GTGCCGGCGAACACCGACAGCGTGATGTGTTTCGGGCCCCTCGTTCCCGACGGTTACGCAATTTGCTACAACCCCCAGGCGGACCACGTCCACTTCTCCATCACCGCCTTCAACTGCTGCGAGGAGACGCACGCAGAGACGCTAGCTCTCACCCTGAAGGAAACCTTGTGTCAGCTACAGGAGCTGCTAGAGCCTACTGtgtag
- the cratb gene encoding carnitine O-acetyltransferase b isoform X5, which translates to MIMRKVQAGTCRAWLSLVSLRQQQQQLCFSSSSVPPAQPVPPLIQTLQGYLRTLEPLLPPDELSHTRRMVHEFGRSGGLGARLQAGLEKRARNTKNWISPWWVQLAYLESRQPLPVHSNPAISLPRRDYNGWRSQLVFASKLIAAVLDFKAKVNTGQLPVEYMRGNPLCMELYPLLFSSCRIPGPKHDYIAHHGRTRRSPAHITVVRNYQFFQLDVYNSDGSRMTESQIHSQLMRIRAQSWKTDKEPMGILTSEHRHTWGQAYNRLLTDKLNKESVRLIETGLFSLCLDSPVMRISDEKYASRKAAQVLHGGGTFSNSGNRWFDKTLQFVVGEDGSWGLLYESATADGPPIATLLDHVIDYCEKPDPKRAPLVPLPMPKKLYFHIDREIKRDIEHAKQNLDILINDLDVNVFNFTTFGKELPKQHNMSPNSFIQVALQLAYYRVHNEVCPACDIASQRMFRGGRMEYIRSPTNQTLKFILAFDDASVSPEAKRQLFREAVDAYTAVTQQVLKGHGINHHLLGLKLQAIEDGLSIPKIFMDTAYGLATHWKLRTGQVPANTDSVMCFGPLVPDGYAICYNPQADHVHFSITAFNCCEETHAETLALTLKETLCQLQELLEPTV; encoded by the exons ATGATTATGAGGAAAGTTCAAGCAGGAACCTGCAGAGCATGGCTGTCTCTG GTTTCcttgaggcagcagcagcagcagctgtgtttctcctcctcctcggtgcCCCCTGCCCAGCctgtcccccctctgatccagaCCCTGCAGGGCTACCTGAGGACTCTGGAGCCGCTGCTGCCCCCGGATGAACTCAGCCACACCCGCAGGATGGTGCACGAGTTCGGCAGGTCTGGAGGCCTCGGTGCTCGGCTGCAGGCGGGGCTGGAGAAGAGAGCCAGGAACACCAAGAACtgg atctcGCCCTGGTGGGTGCAGTTGGCGTACCTGGAGAGCAGACAGCCGCTGCCTGTGCACTCGAACCCGGCCATCTCTCTGCCCAGGAGAGATTATAACGGCTGGAGGAGCCAGCTAGT GTTTGCATCCAAACTGATCGCAGCAGTTCTGGACTTCAAGGCCAAAGTCAACAC TGGCCAGCTGCCGGTGGAGTACATGCGAGGGAATCCTCTGTGCATGGAGCTCTACccgctcctcttctcctcctgcagGATCCCCGGTCCCAAACACGACTACATCGCCCACCACGGCCGCACCCGTCGCTCGCCGGCGCACATCACGGTCGTCAGGAACTACCAG TTCTTCCAGCTGGACGTTTACAACAGCGACGGCTCTCGGATGACGGAGAGTCAGATCCACAGCCAGCTGATGAGGATCAGGGCTCAGTCCTGGAAGACGGACAAAGAGCCGATGGGCATCCTGACCAGCGAGCACCGTCACACCTGGGGACAGGCCTACAACCGGCTGCTGACAG ACAAACTTAACAAGGAGTCGGTGCGGCTGATAGAGACGGGACTTTTCTCCTTGTGCTTGGACTCTCCGGTCATGAGGATATCAGATGAGAA GTACGCCAGCCGCAAGGCAGCACAGGTTCTGCACGGAGGCGGGACGTTCTCCAACAGCGGCAACCGCTGGTTTGATAAAACGCTGCAG TTTGTGGTGGGCGAGGACGGCTCGTGGGGTCTTCTGTATGAATCAGCCACAGCCGACGGTCCGCCCATAGCAACGCTGCTGGATCACGTCATCGACTACTG TGAGAAACCAGACCCAAAGAGAGCGCCGCTGGTCCCTCTGCCGATGCCCAAGAAGCTTTACTTCCACATAGACCGAGAGATTAAGAGAGACATAGAGCACGCCAAGCAGAACCTCGACAT ACTGATCAACGACCTCGACGTGAACGTGTTCAACTTCACCACGTTTGGTAAGGAACTTCCAAAGCAGCACAACATGAGTCCAAACTCCTTCATCCAGGTCGCCCTGCAGCTCGCCTACTACAG agtCCACAACGAGGTCTGTCCTGCCTGTGACATCGCCTCTCAGAGGATGTTTCGAGGAGGAAGGATGGAATATATCCGCTCGCCCACAAATCAGACGCTCAAGTTCATTCTTGCCTTCGATGATGCGTCCGTATCG CCGGAAGCAAAGCGGCAACTGTTCAGAGAAGCTGTTGATGCCTATACAGCTGTGACTCAGCAG GTACTTAAAGGACACGGCATCAACCACCACCTGCTGGGGCTCAAGCTGCAGGCCATCGAGGACGGACTGAGCATCCCCAAAATCTTCATGGACACGGCGTACGGCCTCGCGACGCACTGGAAACTCCGAACGGGGCAG GTGCCGGCGAACACCGACAGCGTGATGTGTTTCGGGCCCCTCGTTCCCGACGGTTACGCAATTTGCTACAACCCCCAGGCGGACCACGTCCACTTCTCCATCACCGCCTTCAACTGCTGCGAGGAGACGCACGCAGAGACGCTAGCTCTCACCCTGAAGGAAACCTTGTGTCAGCTACAGGAGCTGCTAGAGCCTACTGtgtag